The following coding sequences are from one Primulina eburnea isolate SZY01 chromosome 15, ASM2296580v1, whole genome shotgun sequence window:
- the LOC140815045 gene encoding uncharacterized protein isoform X1, with the protein MSETGAAVTPPEMAVTEQQIAEELKSLLRDVNAFTSLNGVVHQLETKLRVDLSQKIDFVRSQIHHFLLMQSQPHNQQQDSFSLHQTPKFNPVSSPHFSPNDIVHQSSVDYGFGSPLPSPPLSSQLPPPPSVKTPSVPTANTSAKESVPVVRKRRGGPGGLNKLCGVSPELQVIVGQPTLPRTEIVKHLWAYIRKHTLQDPNNKRKIICNDELRLVFDTDCTDMFKMNKLLAKHIIPLEPTKQKTQYSKILKVDVESGSKSDDPVPIVLISEALASFFETDEREMSQAEVLRQMWEYIKLNQLEDPSNAIVITCDAKLQGLLGCESISALGIPEKLSRLHLSKKS; encoded by the exons ATGAGTGAGACAGGAGCAGCAGTAACGCCGCCGGAAATGGCGGTGACGGAGCAGCAAATAGCGGAGGAGCTGAAGTCCCTCCTCCGTGACGTCAACGCCTTCACATCTCTAAACGGTGTCGTTCATCAGCTGGAGACGAAATTGAGGGTGGATTTGAGTCAGAAAATCGACTTCGTTCGTAGCCAGATCCACCATTTCCTTCTAATGCAGTCGCAACCTCATAACCAGCAGCAGGACAGTTTTTCCCTCCACCAAACCCCTAAATTTAATCCTGTTTCGTCTCCACACTTTTCCCCAAATGACATCGTTCACCAGTCCTCGGTGGATTACGGTTTTGGTTCGCCACTCCCATCTCCGCCACTTTCCTCTCAGCTTCCACCACCTCCGTCGGTGAAGACACCTAGTGTTCCAACTGCCAACACCTCCGCCAAAGAAAG CGTTCCAGTTGTGCGAAAAAGAAGAGGTGGTCCAGGTGGCTTGAACAAACTGTGCGGTGTTTCTCCTGAGCTTCAAGTCATTGTTGGACAACCTACCTTGCCAAGGACTGAG ATTGTGAAACATTTGTGGGCTTACATAAGGAAACACACCCTTCAAGATCCCAACAACAAAAGAAAGATAATTTGCAACGACGAGCTCCGTTTGGTATTTGATACGGATTGTACTGACATGTTCAAGATGAATAAATTACTTGCTAAGCATATAATACCGCTTGAGCCAACAA AACAGAAAACACAATATAGTAAGATACTCAAGGTTGATGTGGAATCTGGGAGTAAAAGTGATGACCCCGTTCCTATTGTGCTGATATCTGAAGCTCTTGCCAGTTTCTTTGAAACTGATGAGCGGGAAATGTCACAAGCAGAAGTATTAAGGCAGATGTGGGAGTACATAAAGCTTAACCAACTCGAA GATCCTTCGAATGCGATAGTGATCACATGTGATGCAAAATTACAAGGTCTTCTTGGATGTGAAAGCATTTCAGCCCTGGGGATACCCGAGAAATTGTCTCGACTtcacttatccaagaaatcatGA
- the LOC140814588 gene encoding kinesin-like protein KIN-12F — protein sequence MAKANSEVHESNRFFENITASAPFRNLLQKSKVKTMPVRRNKFRSDGENVVPTDPNIQICDPPLSPSIPFFKKTALKPKESTASLMQETVSEAPDAPVKVVVRIRPVNGLGIGDTLVRKVSEESVAIAERKFTFDSVMDSNSTQEDVYRLIGAPLVKDALSGYNTTIVAYGKTGSGKTYTMWGPPSAMIEGPSSSGLQGIVPRIFKNVFSEIQKEQDNTGGRQTNYQCRCSFLEVYGEKIGDLLHPIQRNLVLKDDPKNGFYVENLSEEYVNNYEDVTQILIKGLSNRKIGATSVNSKSSRSHIVFTCIIESWCKETSSKCFGSSKTSRISLVDLAGFERSAPEDASRQHLKERKYIMKTISQLGNLVNNLADGTQSRKTEDVSYRSSSLTHVLRDSFGGNAKLSIICAVSPDNKSKSDTLSTLRFGLRAKFVKNEPVINEITEDDVNDLSDQIRQLKEELMRAKSSTCDLLSSGGHFRGGNVRESLNHLRRSLNRSLILPQIDKDSETDLCIDKDDVKELKLQIDNIRVSHDENVREDSENGESSALLYSAEGCETGFSCEHYLSCSEDSENGEINSCETHTKLPHLKNVTQVEELDQISTNSIVTDPLAGDLQDPVFSESPKIKSSQRKSLIFLSNHLSNQEDAIQTSKSLDVLRQSHQQSDLCNSSLRSSTIFPVPTESLAASLHRGLQIIDYHQKNSTKTRSSASFSFEHLALKPCLSSVDKGSTFVQTSPVNGQTSDPSSASFVCIKCQSRESEDSLKTQIITVDASENSNGLGIPVTKVELGSKCNEQAAEIEYLRKLLEQHMCEANQADVRECNNSSSFSDTKKQLPPISEDEHDKCRSKDAENQLVAAFHGDENLDSEVVKEQCEIKEVQEDLNHSMKKSFSVEEKEALIKEIETLKTQLQMYTDTPTRRSTDKLRSSLLSQSIQFRKSCANSQSISGGEFEKERQKWMEMESDWISLTDELRIDIENNRHRAEQVELELRLEKKCTEELDDALKRSVIGQARMIEHYAELQETYNDIVLKHRAIMESIAEVKRAAAKAGSKGCHGSRFAKAFAAELSSSRAERERERELLKKENQNLKIQLKDTAEAVHAAGELLVRLREVEEAASVAEEKNTMIEEENDKLKKQMEKLKRKHKMEIITMKQYLAQSRLPEAALQRPLYREDSDVTHGDHVYDDDQAWRAEFGAIYQDHHYSGFN from the exons ATGGCGAAGGCCAATTCCGAGGTACATGAGAGCAACAGATTCTTTGAAAACATAACAGCGTCCGCTCCTTTCAGAAATTTGCTTCAGAAATCGAAAGTAAAGACAATGCCAGTACGCCGGAATAAGTTCAGATCTGATGGTGAAAACGTTGTCCCGACTGATCCCAACATTCAGATCTGCGATCCTCCACTGTCTCCTTCAATCCCATTCTTTAAAAAAACAGCATTAAAACCCAAAGAATCCACCGCATCTTTGATGCAAGAAACTGTGTCTGAAGCTCCAGATGCACCGGTCAAG GTTGTGGTAAGGATTAGGCCGGTGAATGGTCTTGGAATTGGAGATACTTTGGTCAGAAAAGTTTCAGAGGAATCGGTGGCTATTGCTGAAAGGAAGTTTACATTTGACTCGGTGATGGACTCAAATTCAACTCAG GAGGACGTCTACCGATTGATTGGTGCTCCTTTGGTCAAGGATGCTCTATCAGGTTATAACACAACAATTGTGGCTTATGGAAAG ACTGGAAGTGGGAAGACTTATACTATGTGGGGACCCCCAAGTGCAATGATTGAAGGTCCATCATCAAGTGGTCTTCAAGGTATTGTGCCCCGCATTTTCAAGAATGTTTTCTCCGAGATTCAAAAG GAGCAAGATAACACTGGTGGCAGGCAGACAAACTATCAATGCCGGTGCTCGTTTCTTGAG GTATATGGTGAGAAAATTGGAGATCTGCTCCATCCTATTCAACGAAATCTGGTG CTAAAAGATGATCCCAAAAATGGGTTTTATGTGGAGAATTTAAGTGAGGAGTACGTGAACAACTATGAGGATGTCACCCAAATTTTGATTAAG GGTTTGTCAAACAGAAAAATTGGAGCGACAAGCGTGAATTCTAAGAGCTCGAGATCCCATATCGTGTTCACATGCATTATTGAGTCCTGGTGCAAG GAGACCTCATCGAAGTGCTTTGGTAGTTCAAAGACAAGTAGAATAAGTCTCGTCGACCTTGCTGGATTCGAGAGAAGCGCACCTGAGGATGCTAGCCGACAGCACttgaaagaaagaaaatatataatgaAGACAATATCACAGCTAGG GAACTTGGTTAATAATCTCGCTGATGGAACTCAATCAAGGAAAACTGAAGATGTTTCATATAGAAGTTCAAGTCTTACTCATGTTTTGAGAGACTCATTTGGCGGCAATGCTAAGCTCTCCATTATATGTGCCGTTTCTCCAGACAACAA AAGTAAGAGTGACACTCTGAGTACACTCAGATTTGGACTACGGGCAAAGTTTGTAAAGAATGAACCTGTAATAAATGAGATCACAGAAGACGATGTTAACGACTTGAGTGATCAGATCCGGCAACTAAAG GAAGAACTCATGAGAGCTAAATCCAGCACATGTGACTTACTCAGCAGTGGTGGACACTTCAGAGGAGGCAATGTGCGTGAAAGCTTGAACCATTTGAGACGCAGCCTCAATCGTTCACTAATCTTACCACAAATAGACAAGGACTCTGAAACAGATTTATGTATCGACAAGGATGATGTAAAAGAACTAAAGCTTCAGATTGACAATATTCGAGTTTCTCATGACGAAAATGTAAGAGAAGATTCTGAGAATGGGGAGAGTAGTGCTCTCTTGTACTCTGCTGAAGGCTGTGAAACAGGCTTCTCCTGTGAACACTATTTGAGTTGCTCAGAAGACAGTGAGAATGGAGAAATCAATTCCTGTGAAACTCATACAAAATTGCcacacctgaaaaatgttacCCAGGTGGAAGAACTTGATCAAATTTCTACGAACTCAATTGTGACGGATCCTTTGGCAGGAGACCTACAAGATCCTGTTTTTTCCGAATCTCCTAAAATCAAGAGTTCCCAGAGGAAAAGCTTAATTTTCTTATCAAATCATCtctcaaatcaggaagatgctATACAGACTTCCAAAAGTCTGGATGTGTTACGTCAATCACACCAACAATCTGATCTCTGTAATTCGTCTCTAAGATCCAGTACAATTTTTCCTGTCCCTACTGAGTCCTTGGCAGCTAGCCTTCACAGAGGATTACAGATCATTGACTATCACCAAAAGAACTCCACAAAAACTAGATCATCCGCCTCCTTCTCATTTGAACACTTGGCACTCAAACCGTGCCTATCATCAGTTGACAAGGGCAGTACTTTTGTTCAAACCTCGCCAGTAAATGGCCAAACTTCAGATCCTTCATCTGCTTCCTTTGTTTGCATAAAATGTCAAAGCCGAGAGAGTGAGGATAGTTTGAAGACACAGATAATAACGGTGGATGCATCAGAAAATTCAAATGGATTGGGGATTCCAGTGACCAAGGTGG AGCTCGGCAGCAAATGCAATGAGCAAGCAGCTGAAATTGAGTATCTAAGGAAACTG CTAGAGCAACACATGTGTGAGGCTAATCAGGCTGATGTTAGAGAGTGCAACAATTCTTCCAGTTTCAGTGACACGAAGAAGCAGCTGCCACCTATCAGCGAGGATGAACATGATAAGTGTCGCTCAAAAGATGCTGAAAATCAG CTTGTTGCGGCATTTCATGGCGATGAAAATCTTGATTCAGAAGTTGTGAAGGAGCAGTGTGAAATTAAAGAAGTCCAGGAAGACTTGAATCATTCTATGAAAAAATCCTTCAGTGTGGAAGAAAAAGAGGCGCTTATTAAAGAAATTGAAACATTAAAAACTCAACTGCAGATGTATACCGACACACCAACTAGAAGATCAACAGACAAGCTCAGATCTTCTTTGCTGTCTCAATCTATCCAGTTTAGAAAAAGTTGCGCAAATTCTCAAAGCATTAGTGGAGGAGAATTCGAGAAGGAAAGGCAGAAGTGGATGGAAATGGAGAGTGACTGGATATCACTGACTGATGAATTAAGAATCGATATAGAAAATAATCGTCATCGAGCGGAACAGGTTGAATTGGAGTTGAGACTAGAGAAGAAGTGCACGGAAGAGTTGGATGATGCCCTCAAAAGATCTGTCATTGGGCAAGCTAGAATGATCGAGCACTATGCAGAGCTACAGGAGACATACAATGACATAGTATTAAAGCATCGAGCGATTATGGAGAGCATAGCAGAGGTGAAAAGGGCAGCTGCTAAAGCAGGATCCAAGGGTTGCCATGGCTCTCGTTTTGCTAAGGCCTTTGCAGCAGAGCTTTCCTCTTCGAGGGCGGAAAGAGAGAGGGAAAGGGAGTTACTAAAGAAGGAGAACCAAAATCTTAAAATTCAACTCAAAGATACAGCAGAAGCTGTGCACGCCGCAGGTGAACTTCTTGTTAGGTTGAGAGAAGTAGAAGAAGCAGCTTCAGTAGCTGAG GAGAAGAACACAATGATTGAGGAAGAGAATGacaaattaaaaaaacaaatggaGAAACTGAAAAGAAAGCACAAGATGGAGATTATTACAATGAAACAGTACCTTGCACAGAGCAGGTTGCCTGAAGCTGCATTACAACGTCCCCTATATCGTGAAGACTCAGATGTAACACACGGTGATCATGTATATGATGATGATCAGGCTTGGAGGGCAGAATTTGGTGCAATTTACCAAGATCATCACTACTCTGGTTTTAACTGA
- the LOC140814226 gene encoding pirin-like protein: MSNVVRQPRPLLRKLHARPQQEGVGATVRRSIGRSELKYFDPFLVLDEFSVTAPAGFPDHPHRGFETVTYMLQGAVIHEDFEGHKGIIEAGDLQWMTAGRGIVHSEMPVPEGTQKGLQLWINLPSKYKMTEPRYQELSKEDVSEATKDGVMVRVIAGEALGVQSPIYTVTPTMYLDFTLNPGARIRQPIPYSWNAFVYVLEGDGVFGSSRSSPVSAHNLVLLGSGDGLDAWNKSTRSLRFILVGGEPLEEPVVQYGPFVMNTQEQIDEAIEDFENYTNGFEKARYWSSKSSSGFGH, translated from the exons ATGTCCAATGTTGTGAGACAGCCTCGGCCACTCCTCAGAAAACTCCACGCCAGACCTCAACAAGAAGGCGTCGGGGCTACTGTGAGAAGAAGCATCGGAAG GTCTGAGCTGAAATATTTTGACCCCTTTCTTGTTCTGGATGAATTCTCAG TTACTGCTCCAGCTGGATTCCCTGATCATCCACACAGAG GATTCGAGACTGTCACCTACATGCTCCAG GGAGCGGTGATACATGAAGATTTTGAAGGACATAAAGGGATAATAGAAGCTGGAGACTTGCAATGGATGACTGCAGGGAGAGGAATAGTCCATTCAGAAATGCCTGTGCCTGAGGGCACTCAAAAGGGTTTGCAGTTGTGGATTAATCTCCCTTCCAAGTATAAAAT GACTGAGCCACGTTACCAAGAACTGAGCAAAGAGGATGTTTCTGAAGCCACAAAAGATGGTGTCATGGTCCGAGTTATAGCCGGAGAGGCATTAGGAGTCCAGTCTCCAATATACACTGTGACCCCTACAATGTATCTGGATTTCACCCTCAATCCCGGGGCTCGAATCAGACAACCCATACCTTATTCTTGGAATGCATTTGTGTATGTTTTGGAGGGTGATGGTGTATTCGGAAGTTCACGATCTTCGCCCGTGTCGGCCCATAACCTTGTTCTTCTAGGCTCAGGTGATGGCTTGGATGCATGGAACAAATCCACAAGATCCCTTAGGTTTATTTTGGTTGGAGGTGAGCCATTGGAAGAGCCAGTTGTGCAATATGGACCATTTGTGATGAATACTCAAGAACAAATTGACGAAGCTATTGAAGATTTTGAGAATTATACCAATGGATTTGAGAAAGCCAGATATTGGAGTTCTAAATCCTCTTCTGGTTTTGGCCATTGA
- the LOC140815691 gene encoding uncharacterized protein, with protein sequence MEAADPGRNRPMKSRRRCICLSATAATVIGLLLLFLILGLTVFKPKDPIINVDSVALAGLDFSIDTTNLRVYVNVTLNITVTVKNPNRVGFQHATSTAFLRFRGHDVGQALVPSGKIGARDSSNMNITLTLFADRLASDPDFYNDAISGKLPFQTYIRLPGKARLIFNIHVVVYATCDLGDRCLYSGYC encoded by the coding sequence ATGGAAGCAGCAGACCCCGGAAGAAACCGCCCGATGAAATCAAGAAGAAGATGCATATGTTTATCAGCGACCGCCGCGACAGTGATCGGCTTGCTTCTGCTGTTCCTAATTCTTGGCCTCACTGTATTCAAGCCCAAGGACCCCATCATCAACGTCGATTCCGTGGCACTCGCGGGCCTGGATTTCTCCATTGACACAACCAACCTCAGAGTGTACGTCAACGTCACACTTAACATCACCGTCACCGTTAAAAACCCGAACCGGGTTGGCTTCCAGCATGCCACCAGCACCGCATTTCTCCGATTCAGAGGTCATGACGTTGGACAAGCGCTCGTCCCCTCCGGGAAAATCGGCGCCCGAGATTCAAGCAATATGAATATCACACTCACGTTATTTGCCGATCGCCTCGCCAGCGACCCTGATTTCTATAACGATGCCATCTCCGGCAAGTTGCCTTTCCAGACTTACATCAGGCTTCCTGGGAAAGCCCGATTGATATTCAATATTCATGTCGTAGTCTACGCTACTTGCGATCTAGGTGATCGATGTCTTTACTCGGGCTATTGCTAG
- the LOC140814225 gene encoding glycerophosphodiester phosphodiesterase GDPDL3-like — MRKLRPNFILFSLLFLCTSMVLASARGSRGKGKEWLTINGSAPLVIARGGFSGIFPDSSFNAYEFAALTGLSNLHVWCDVQLTKDGAGICISDIRLDNSSNIADVYKNNRSTYALNGAPVTGWFSLDFTLDELAGSVSLKQRIFSRSQMFDGSSRILTVDEVVKLVKPPGLWLNIQYDEFFSQHNLSMKSFFISVSERLLVNYLSSPEVGFLRSIVERFRTGHTKLVFRFLEAHVVEPSTNRTYGSLLKNLTFIRTFAVGIVVPKSYIWPVDKDLYLKNHTSLVLDAHKVGLEVFATDFANDDASFPYDYSYDPVAEYLSFIDNDKFSVDGVISDFPLTPSATIDCFSHVGKNEQKQVNFLIISSEGASGDYPGCTDKAYSKAVSDGVDVLDCPVQITNDGVPFCLGSINLRDRTDVAGSRFKSWTASNPELNIDNGIFAYDLTWREIQALKPAISKPYSEYSLVRNPKTRNDGNLMQLSDFLAFANNTPSVSGILISIENAAYLAEKQGLGVVDSVMDALSKAGYNKETSKKIMIKSSDSAVLLKFKTNTSYELVYLVDEDISDIFNSTISKIKTFASSVVVSKKSVFPSNKGFLTGNTTVVEKLQAFNLLVYVQLFQNEYVSQAWDYFSDAYVEINSHVFSKGINGVITDFPATAARYRTNRCLGYKNVPIYMTPVLPGGLIKLMTSLLPPESRNPILNDSDVVQPPLPPVRLGPQIVFNGTGSTAARPTDANGGEPTIVASTYRASVAILAALVLHV; from the exons ATGAGGAAGCTACGACCAAACTTCATCTTGTTTTCGCTTCTGTTTCTTTGCACGTCCATGGTGTTGGCTTCTGCTCGGGGATCCAGAGGAAAAGGCAAAGAATGGCTAACAATTAACG GAAGTGCGCCTTTAGTGATAGCTAGAGGTGGATTTTCGGGGATATTTCCAGATTCCAGTTTTAATGCGTACGAGTTTGCAGCGCTGACTGGCTTATCTAATCTACATGTATGGTGCGACGTTCAGCTTACAAAAGATGGAGCTGGAATTTGCATATCAGACATTAGGCTCGATAATTCCTCTAACATTGCAGATGTTTACAAAAACAATCGGAGCACCTATGCTCTGAATGGAGCCCCTGTCACAGGATGGTTCTCTCTGGATTTCACCCTTGACGAATTAGCGGGCTCTGTCAGTT TGAAACAAAGGATTTTTTCTCGGTCACAAATGTTTGATGGCTCTTCGCGAATCCTTACCGTGGATGAAGTTGTGAAACTGGTGAAACCACCAGGATTATGGTTAAATATTCAG TACGATGAATTTTTTAGCCAACATAATCTGAGTATGAAGAGTTTCTTTATTTCTGTATCCGAACGTCTGCTAGTTAACTATTTGTCCTCACCTGAAGTGGGTTTCCTTAGAAGCATCGTCGAACGATTCAGGACAGGCCACACAAAGCTCGTATTTCGATTTCTAGAAGCTCATGTCGTGGAACCTTCGACCAACCGAACATACGGTTCACTTCTGAAAAACCTTACATTTATCAGAACATTTGCTGTTGGAATTGTTGTTCCAAAATCTTACATATGGCCTGTAGACAAAGATCTCTATCTGAAAAATCACACCTCTCTTGTGCTCGACGCCCATAAAGTCGGCCTAGAAGTTTTTGCAACTGATTTTGCAAATGATGATGCCTCGTTCCCCTATGATTACAGCTATGATCCTGTGGCTGAATATCTCTCTTTTATTGATAACGACAAATTTTCTGTCGATGGAGTAATATCTGATTTCCCATTAACTccatctgcaaccattg ATTGCTTTTCACACGTGGGCAAGAACGAACAGAAGCAAG TAAATTTTTTGATTATTTCATCTGAGGGAGCAAGCGGGGACTATCCTGGCTGTACAGACAAGGCATATAGCAAAGCTGTGTCAGATGGCGTAGACGTTCTTGACTGTCCAGTCCAAATCACGAATGATGGAGTTCCATTTTGCTTAGGTTCCATCAACCTTAGAGATAGAACAGATGTTGCTGGATCGAGATTCAAGAGCTGGACAGCAAGTAATCCTGAGCTTAATATTGACAATGGAATATTTGCCTACGATCTCACATGGAGAGAAATTCAGGCACTGAAAC CTGCTATATCCAAGCCATACTCTGAATATTCACTGGTCAGAAATCCAAAAACCAGAAATGATGGGAACTTGATGCAGCTGTCTGATTTTTTGGCGTTTGCAAATAATACTCCGTCGGTCTCTGGAATCTTGATAAGTATAGAG AATGCTGCCTACCTAGCTGAGAAACAAGGACTGGGAGTAGTCGATTCGGTTATGGATGCTTTGAGCAAAGCGGGTTACAACAAAGAAACCTCCAAGAAGATTATGATAAAATCTAGTGATAGTGCGGTGCTGTTGAAATTTAAAACAAACACCAGTTATGAGCTCGTGTACCTTGTAGATGAGGACATCAGTGATATCTTCAACTCGactatttcaaaaataaaaacatttgcgAGCTCAGTAGTTGTCTCCAAAAAATCAGTCTTTCCTTCAAACAAAGGCTTTCTCACAGGTAATACAACTGTGGTTGAAAAACTTCAGGCCTTTAATCTCCTGGTTTACGTGCAATTGTTCCAGAACGAGTATGTGTCCCAAGCATGGGACTACTTCTCGGATGCATATGTGGAGATTAACTCCCATGTCTTCTCTAAGGGAATTAATGGTGTCATCACAGACTTCCCTGCAACAGCTGCTAGATACCGAA CCAACAGATGTTTGGGATATAAAAACGTGCCCATTTACATGACCCCTGTTCTGCCTGGTGGGCTTATCAAGTTGATGACGTCTTTGCTTCCGCCTGAGTCCCGGAACCCGATTCTGAATGATAGTGATGTGGTTCAGCCTCCTCTACCACCTGTCAGGTTGGGGCCACAAATTGTGTTCAATGGAACGGGGTCAACGGCGGCAAGGCCAACTGATGCAAATGGGGGGGAGCCTACGATCGTTGCTAGCACGTACCGCGCCAGTGTTGCGATTCTTGCTGCTCTTGTCCTACATGTTTGA
- the LOC140815045 gene encoding uncharacterized protein isoform X2 — protein MSETGAAVTPPEMAVTEQQIAEELKSLLRDVNAFTSLNGVVHQLETKLRVDLSQKIDFVRSQIHHFLLMQSQPHNQQQDSFSLHQTPKFNPVSSPHFSPNDIVHQSSVDYGFGSPLPSPPLSSQLPPPPSVKTPSVPTANTSAKESVPVVRKRRGGPGGLNKLCGVSPELQVIVGQPTLPRTEIVKHLWAYIRKHTLQDPNNKRKIICNDELRLVFDTDCTDMFKMNKLLAKHIIPLEPTKQKTQYSKILKVDVESGSKSDDPVPIVLISEALASFFETDEREMSQAEVLRQMWEYIKLNQLEDYQQRSTYHFYS, from the exons ATGAGTGAGACAGGAGCAGCAGTAACGCCGCCGGAAATGGCGGTGACGGAGCAGCAAATAGCGGAGGAGCTGAAGTCCCTCCTCCGTGACGTCAACGCCTTCACATCTCTAAACGGTGTCGTTCATCAGCTGGAGACGAAATTGAGGGTGGATTTGAGTCAGAAAATCGACTTCGTTCGTAGCCAGATCCACCATTTCCTTCTAATGCAGTCGCAACCTCATAACCAGCAGCAGGACAGTTTTTCCCTCCACCAAACCCCTAAATTTAATCCTGTTTCGTCTCCACACTTTTCCCCAAATGACATCGTTCACCAGTCCTCGGTGGATTACGGTTTTGGTTCGCCACTCCCATCTCCGCCACTTTCCTCTCAGCTTCCACCACCTCCGTCGGTGAAGACACCTAGTGTTCCAACTGCCAACACCTCCGCCAAAGAAAG CGTTCCAGTTGTGCGAAAAAGAAGAGGTGGTCCAGGTGGCTTGAACAAACTGTGCGGTGTTTCTCCTGAGCTTCAAGTCATTGTTGGACAACCTACCTTGCCAAGGACTGAG ATTGTGAAACATTTGTGGGCTTACATAAGGAAACACACCCTTCAAGATCCCAACAACAAAAGAAAGATAATTTGCAACGACGAGCTCCGTTTGGTATTTGATACGGATTGTACTGACATGTTCAAGATGAATAAATTACTTGCTAAGCATATAATACCGCTTGAGCCAACAA AACAGAAAACACAATATAGTAAGATACTCAAGGTTGATGTGGAATCTGGGAGTAAAAGTGATGACCCCGTTCCTATTGTGCTGATATCTGAAGCTCTTGCCAGTTTCTTTGAAACTGATGAGCGGGAAATGTCACAAGCAGAAGTATTAAGGCAGATGTGGGAGTACATAAAGCTTAACCAACTCGAA GATTACCAACAGAGAAGTACTTATCACTTTTATTCTTAA
- the LOC140815692 gene encoding uncharacterized protein: protein MRLVPKINQTPLTIDSNGCLKKFRISCAVAQPETLKIVQSTIAKQLQVEEGTVTPDTKFIDLGADSLDTVEIMMALEEQFCVSIGESGAENIATVQDAADLIEKVKAATA, encoded by the coding sequence ATGAGGCTCGTGCCTAAAATTAACCAAACCCCGTTAACTATTGATTCAAATGGTTGTCTCAAAAAATTTAGGATATCATGCGCCGTCGCGCAACCCGAGACTCTGAAGATCGTTCAGAGCACGATCGCAAAGCAACTGCAGGTGGAGGAAGGGACGGTGACGCCGGACACGAAATTCATCGATCTGGGTGCGGATTCATTGGACACGGTGGAGATCATGATGGCCCTTGAGGAGCAATTCTGTGTTTCGATCGGAGAAAGTGGAGCAGAGAACATCGCCACCGTCCAAGATGCGGCGGATTTGATCGAGAAAGTGAAGGCAGCTACAGCTTAA
- the LOC140815174 gene encoding upstream activation factor subunit UAF30-like encodes MLPQGMKKAITDHPKKVANLIDLVNLPSTLREFMGQSQSSQLNCFRYVWSYIKLNNLQDPSNKNIVNCDQKLKNILLGKSKVELTELPVLIRLHFPKQPK; translated from the exons ATGCTGCCGCAGGGAATGAAGAAGGCTATTACAGACCACCCTAAGAAGGTTGCGAATTTGATTGACCTTGTTAATCTGCCTTCGACGTTGAGAGAATTCATGGGTCAGTCTCAGAGTTCCCAATTGAACTGCTTTAGGTATGTGTGGTCGTATATCAAGCTGAACAATCTTCAG GATCCAAGCAATAAGAACATTGTGAATTGCGATCAGAAGCTGAAGAACATTCTGCTGGGAAAGTCTAAGGTCGAACTTACTGAACTTCCTGTGTTGATCAGGTTGCATTTCCCGAAGCAGCCCAagtga